The genomic stretch AACAACAACAACAACAACAACAACAACAACTTTACGTCGCTCGTGCAGCCACCGCCACTGAGTGGCACAAACAATAAGTTGACCAATCTGACGAACACAATAAACTCAGCAGCGCACCGAAAACAGCAGCAGCTTCAATCGTCGAAACACTTGCAATCTCCCCAGGCGCAAGTTGGACAAGCGCTTGCCAATCAAAGTAGCCAACGACTCTCTCTTGTTGGTCAACCTGTAACCAGACACACGACACCACTTTCAGCGCCACTCCCACCCGAACTTTCGCACGCGAATGTGCCGCGCAAGGTACAGTGGAACGGTAACTGCGGTCGAATCAGTCCGCGCGATATCTTCGTTATCATGCTCGTCAACCCACTCATGTGGCTTATGGTAAATTTCGGTTCCAACGCCCTGGGAATCGATGCGCAGCTTGCAGCGCATGCCGTTACGGTGCCGGCCGTCGTCACCAACGTGGACACTAACTTAAGCTCAAAAAATTACAGAGTGGTTGATTACAAATACACATTCAACGGCAAGGTCTATCACCAATCAGAGGAGCGCAGCATTAGTGCTCCCGAGTATACGAAGGGAAGTACTTATCCAATCGCAGTTCTGCCCTCAAACCCGACAATAAGAGAGCCACTGGGTGCTTCACCCGGCAAAAAGCTTAGCGTGGATAATACATTGTTCGCGCTAATGGCACTGGTCAATCTTATCATTCTGACAGCACTACTTTCACCGGCGCTCTGGCAAAGAATGCTGGCAAGAACTGGACAGGCCTTTAGAGCCAGAGTCGACAGTACTCGAGTACTCGGCGAGAAGCTTTGCGTGGCAGATTTGAGCTGGCTGATGAACGGTTCGACGGTTCGTCGAACCATTCAGATTTCAAAAGACGAGTACTTCTCCTTATGCGCTGGCGACACAGAGATTATTCTGTGCGACAAAAACGCAAACAACGTTGTGCTGTATCGCTTCTGCCGTTACAACGCAGTACCGCCCAGGGCGCCGGCTATAACAGTAATCAATCCGTAGAAACTGTAGCCAATTTTTCAGTGCAGGCGTCAGCCAGATCTTTGAAGAGCTCAGCCAGCTTAACGCTGAACTGGTCACCCGATTGATTGACGACTTCAATAACTCGAGAGCCGACTATGACACCGTCGACTCCAACCTCAAGCAATGCTGTAGCAGTTTGCTTGTTGGAGACACCAAAACCAGCACAGATGGGCAACGGAGATTGGCTCTTCAAGCGTCCGATTAATGACTTGAGATTGGAAAGATTATTGGCAGACTTGTCTGTACCGGTGACGCCCAATCGAGACACGAGATAAATGAAGCCACCAGCATTAGTGGCAATCTTAGCCAACCGCTCTTCCGTTGTTACTGGTGAAACGATAAATATCAAATCAACATCGTTGGCTTTTGCGATCGGCAAGACCTCGTCCGCACTCTCAACTGGCAGATCGGCAATCAAGACTCCGTCTATTCCTGCAACTTTTGCCTGTTGGAAGAAAGCCTCCACGCCAAAAGCCAATATGTTGTTGTAATAGACAAGAATTCCAATCGGAATCTCTCCATCTATTTTTCGCACTTCACTGATCAAGAAAAAAGCATCTGCTGTCTTGAAACCAGACTCGAGCGTGTCGAATGCCGCCTTGGCAATTACCGGACCGTCAGCAACCGGGTCGCTAAAAGGAAACCCCAGCTCCAGCGCAGATGCACCAGACTCGATCATCGTTTTAATAATGGCTAAGGACTTTTCCTTGTTCGGCCAACCCAGCACCGTGAACGGCATAAACGCCTTCACGTTTTCCGTTTTGAGCTTCTCGAAACGTCTCTCGTAACGCTTACTCATGCCTGAGAACCTCCGCCAGATCTTTGTCACCGCGACCGGATAAATTGATGAGCACACGACTGCCAGGTTTCAACTCCAGGCAAAGCTTCTTTGCATACGCCAGGGCATGAGCGCTCTCAAGCGCTGGAATAATGCCCTCTCGCCTCGACAATTCATTGAATGCAGCCAGTGCTTCTTTGTCGTCGACTGAAACATAGCGAGCGCGATTGATCTCTTGCAGGTAAGCGTGTTCAGGGCCGACAGAAGGATAATCGAGCCCGGCCGCAACGCTATGAGCCTCGATGATTTGTCCATCTTCATCTTGCAAAACCATGCTCTTCATGCCATGCAAACAACCCGGCTTGCCTTTGCTCAAGACAGCACCGTGTTTGGTGCTAGACAAACCATGCCCACCCGGTTCAACGCCAATCAATTTAACATCTGCATCATCCAAAAACGCAGAAAACATGCCGATCGCGTTGGAACCACCGCCGACGCAAGCGATCACGTAGTCTGGCAATGTCTGATAGCGTTCGAAAAATTGTTGACGCGCCTCTCTGCCGATAATACTCTGGAAGAACTTGACCAGTGTCGGGAATGGATGCGGACCAGCAGCTGTTCCAAGCAAGTAGTGCGTATCGCCGAGGTTGCTTATCCAGTCGCGCAGCGCTTCGTTAATGGCATCCTTGAGCGTCTTGCTTCCTGTTGTGACCGGATGCACCGTCGCTCCCATCAATCTCATGCGCTGAACGTTGGGCTGCTGTCTGGCAATATCGACCTCACCCATATAAATTTCTGTCTGCAAATCGAGCAAAGCACCTGCCATGGCACATGCGACACCATGCTGCCCAGCTCCTGTCTCGGCAATGATGCGCTTCTTGCCCATTGATTTAGCAAGCAGCGCTTGCCCCAGGGCATTGTTTGTTTTGTGCGCGCCACCATGCAGCAGGTCCTCACGCTTGAGAAAAATGTCGGCGCCCCAGAGGCGAGAAAGATTTTTGGCATAGTAGAGAGGAGTTGGACGTCCTGCATAATCTCGAAAGAGATTGCCGAGTTCGCCCATGAAGCCTTTATCTTCCTTAGCTACAAGAAAAGCCGACTCCAATTCTTCCAGCGCCGGCATGAGCGTTTCGGGCACATAAACGCCGCCGTAAGTACCAAAATATCCAAGCGTCTTCATCAGGAAATTGCCTCATTGACCAGATTCGCACCAGTTCCAAAACTATCTTTGACGGCATCGCAGAATGCGATCATCTTGTCCATCGCTTTCAGCCCGGGAGCAGTTTCGACACCAGATGCAACATCTAGTGCATAAGGATTAAGTCGGTTCAAAACCCGCCTCACATTCGTGTGATTCAACCCACCTGCAAAGAAGTAGGGGCGGCTCACATTCAGACTTTCCACGAGTTCAATTGCTTCATCGAGCCATTCAGAGAAATCCAAATCTTTCGGCTTATCAAAAAGTATGTAAGAACAAGACTTGTACGCATCTATTAGACGTTCCAGATCAAGAGCCTTGCTGCCAGCCTGCAACTCGATTACCTTAATCACCGGCATTTGCAACGTTCGGCAAAAATCTGGTGACTCCGCTCCATGAAGTTGAATAAAGTCAAATTTGTGTATTGAGGCTATGCGCTTGATCTCATCAAGCGAGCTGTTCTTAAAGACAGCAACAGTCCTGGCGCGCCCCGCAATTGCCTGCGAAATATCTGCGGCAGCAACTTCATCGACTTTACGGGCGCTGCTGTCGACAAAAATCAAGCCCAGATATGTCGCTCCAGCAGTTATTGCATTCAAGGCATCGGTCGAATTGGTGATGCCGCAGATTTTGACTAGAGTCATGATACGACTCCTGCTTTCGGCTGCAAACTCACAAACTCTGATAACAAAGCATCCATATTGTCACTCTTCATGAGAGCCGAACCGATCAAAAAATTTGAACAATAGGGAAGCAATCTCTCAATGTCTGCTCGCGCTAAAATTCCGCTTGCGGAAATTAAAATCGTACCTGCCGGTATGGACGCCGCAAGACGCTCAGTCGTGCTCAGATCCATCTGGAATGTGCCTAAATCACGATTGTTAATCATCAT from Candidatus Melainabacteria bacterium encodes the following:
- a CDS encoding DUF3592 domain-containing protein, coding for NNNNNNNNNNFTSLVQPPPLSGTNNKLTNLTNTINSAAHRKQQQLQSSKHLQSPQAQVGQALANQSSQRLSLVGQPVTRHTTPLSAPLPPELSHANVPRKVQWNGNCGRISPRDIFVIMLVNPLMWLMVNFGSNALGIDAQLAAHAVTVPAVVTNVDTNLSSKNYRVVDYKYTFNGKVYHQSEERSISAPEYTKGSTYPIAVLPSNPTIREPLGASPGKKLSVDNTLFALMALVNLIILTALLSPALWQRMLARTGQAFRARVDSTRVLGEKLCVADLSWLMNGSTVRRTIQISKDEYFSLCAGDTEIILCDKNANNVVLYRFCRYNAVPPRAPAITVINP
- the trpA gene encoding tryptophan synthase subunit alpha — encoded protein: MSKRYERRFEKLKTENVKAFMPFTVLGWPNKEKSLAIIKTMIESGASALELGFPFSDPVADGPVIAKAAFDTLESGFKTADAFFLISEVRKIDGEIPIGILVYYNNILAFGVEAFFQQAKVAGIDGVLIADLPVESADEVLPIAKANDVDLIFIVSPVTTEERLAKIATNAGGFIYLVSRLGVTGTDKSANNLSNLKSLIGRLKSQSPLPICAGFGVSNKQTATALLEVGVDGVIVGSRVIEVVNQSGDQFSVKLAELFKDLADACTEKLATVSTD
- the trpB gene encoding tryptophan synthase subunit beta codes for the protein MKTLGYFGTYGGVYVPETLMPALEELESAFLVAKEDKGFMGELGNLFRDYAGRPTPLYYAKNLSRLWGADIFLKREDLLHGGAHKTNNALGQALLAKSMGKKRIIAETGAGQHGVACAMAGALLDLQTEIYMGEVDIARQQPNVQRMRLMGATVHPVTTGSKTLKDAINEALRDWISNLGDTHYLLGTAAGPHPFPTLVKFFQSIIGREARQQFFERYQTLPDYVIACVGGGSNAIGMFSAFLDDADVKLIGVEPGGHGLSSTKHGAVLSKGKPGCLHGMKSMVLQDEDGQIIEAHSVAAGLDYPSVGPEHAYLQEINRARYVSVDDKEALAAFNELSRREGIIPALESAHALAYAKKLCLELKPGSRVLINLSGRGDKDLAEVLRHE
- a CDS encoding phosphoribosylanthranilate isomerase, with the translated sequence MTLVKICGITNSTDALNAITAGATYLGLIFVDSSARKVDEVAAADISQAIAGRARTVAVFKNSSLDEIKRIASIHKFDFIQLHGAESPDFCRTLQMPVIKVIELQAGSKALDLERLIDAYKSCSYILFDKPKDLDFSEWLDEAIELVESLNVSRPYFFAGGLNHTNVRRVLNRLNPYALDVASGVETAPGLKAMDKMIAFCDAVKDSFGTGANLVNEAIS